A stretch of DNA from Phycisphaerales bacterium:
GTTCTTGATCGAGATCGAGTTCACTTTCAAGAATCGCGAGATCACGGCTGAGAAATGCTGGTTGGTACAGTGCACGAATACGTCGAGCGCCCGGTACAGCCATTGTGAGCGCACGGTATTCTGCCCATTTTTGATCTTCGTCATCTTCGCGACTCTTGCTATCGAGCAAGCGGTCACTCATCTGACTTTCATAGAATTTCCAGACACGGCCTGCTTCACGACTTGAAACAAGACCACTTGCCACAGCAGTCTTTAAGGTAAGAGCAAGCTCTTCCATTTCTGGATTGCTCTCTTTTTGACCGTTCGCTGTAGCGTTTATTAAACAAAGTGAGAGCAGTGTTCCAACAACGAATACGATGGCAAGGTGGTGTTTCATTTTGAAAATCTCAGTGTGATCGCTATCGCAGTCAGCTTATGTCCAAGGAGGTGAGCAGGGGCGCCTGCACAGTAGACGAAGATTTTCGTCAAGTCAAGGTGTATCGCAATAGGCACGCTGTGGTGGCCTTCTCCTGCGTTGCGTCTGCAGGTTCACCTAGTTTTCAGTGGAACGACTTTTGAATCTCTTGAGCTGGCTCTTGCCACGACGCAGTAAATTAATCAAGGGAATGTGTTCACGCCATGTGGGTGGATGGATATCTGTTGCTGAAGGGCGTTGAATCATGAGTTGATTGCGCGTTGCCAAGGTCAAGACAGTTGGATGGTCTTTACGAAACCAGCTATAGGCGCCATCGATCTGCATGGGGCCACCTTTGGGGTCGCCGCCAGGTCGTGCAGCCATGGCTTCAAAGTAGGGGATGATGTCGTCAACGATGGATTGATCGACGGCCATCGCATGGGTGAGCATGAGGTTATCTGCAGGGGCAACTTTGCCAACTGGCTGGTCACCAGTGACTTTGCATGTATCTGTCAGTGAATAGCCAAAGTAGAAGAGGCCCCAGTCTTCTTCTTGGATGGCTTGGTTGATATCAGGATGAGGTGACAAGAAGTGCTTGGTAAAATCAGCATCATCTTCAACAATCAAGATGCGTTTGTATCCCTTGGTCTGCATGTCTTTGAGCACATTCAAGTGGCTCATAAAGCAACCCTTGCCGCCGATGGAGGGGAAATCACCCGCATCATCAGGGCGGACTGCGTCAAAAAGCACAACCTGTTCATGTTCAAGGCTTCGGTCAACTCTTCGTAGCTGGGCATTGATCTCTCGTCGTCGATCAGCTCGGAAGGCCAGGTTGATGACGTAGATGCGGTCAAAGTGGCTAAACAGAATAGACATTGGTGGTTCCTTACCAGGTGCGGGGCTATAACTACTGCTCTGAGCCTATCGGCTGCGCGCGGCACGGCATTGTGTAAATCACGCACATAGTGAGTGCATTGTGATATTAGAGATATTTTGAGCGCGCCCAGCGACTTTCTGGCGCAGTTATTGCCTCTGGCTAGAAGTTTGAAATCAGTTAGGCTGCTTCTCGTAACAGCGATTGGGAGTGATACCGAAGTGTATCTTGGAGTCTGCTATGCGTTTATCAGTACTGGCAGTGAGTATGACAGGGCTCTTCGTGATCATCATGGCAGCGGTGCTGTTGATGATTCGCGGTCGTCGCGTCTCAGATGTGCCTGCGTGTCCCAGCTGCCGTTACTGCGTGCGAGACCTTCAAGGCTGTATCTGTCCAGAATGTGGCCATGATCTCTGCTCAACCGGTGTGCTGACAGGCAGCCGTATTCCAGTGGCCAGATGGATTCGTGGACTCTCGGTCGTACTGCTGGCAGTTGTTCTGTTTGCCACCTATGCCAGAGTCACCTTTACGCCATTTCAAGATCTTGCTGATGCACTTTTTGGGCGGCAAGTTGACCACTCTGGCGACTATGCCGTGGAGATTGGCTTTCAGCCTCAGTCCAGTGAAGTTCGTTCTGTGCGGGTTGCAATGCATGGTCCAGATGTCAATCTGAGCGAGCTCAAAGAGCTTTGGAATGATCAACTGCCGATGCACGTGCGGATTCAGTGGCATGATGACCGTCAGCAGTTGTTGTTACTTGTTCCTATTGGCCACGATCAAGATGGCGTGACCGATTGGCGGCTTGAACCTGAGCCAGCCCTGTATCGTTTTCAACCAAGTATGAAGGATCTCTATCCCAAAGAAGTTGAATCAAATCATCTTGATGAACAGGTCGCGCAGTGGATGGCTGAAGCAGGGCCCCTCACTGATCCTTGGGATCCAGCACGTTTTGTCCTAAGCCGTATTGTGAGCAAAATACAGCTTGTTCACCAGCGAGAAACGAGCACGATCTATATGTCTGACGTATTGGGAGAATCATCGCTCGCGCTGGCATTTAGTCGCATCGGCGGAACCATGATGGTTCAGTCAGCTTCTCGTGTTCCGGCCTTATGGCTCATTTTTTCATCCTGGATTGTCATTTGGCTCATTGTGCTGATCGCGGTACTGATTCCTGGAGTGCGCTATGAGGCGTGGCCCGCGGAGACGCAGTCAGTATCGTAGTGATGGCAGAGCGGATGCCTCAGCAAGCGCAAAATTCTGGCGAAGGCAACACAAACTTAACGTGTAACTAAAAAGAAGCATCAGTACGATGCCAATGGACCTACGGCACGATCTCATTGTGGAATCTGCCTACTGGACTGTTATTGCTACACGAAGCCCCAAACCAGAAAATGAGAAAGGCATCATCATGTCCCCCTTAACGTCACCCATCACTCTCTTCTCTTCACTCTTTCTATGTCTGCCAGCAATGGCATTCGATTCGGTACCTGTTGATCAGTGGGAGTGGGAACTGAGCAATGCAGATGCTCCATGGGCAGCCCGTGCGGGCCTACAGGTCGTTGATATTGATGGTGACTTTTACTTAATGGGTGGACGCACACCCAATGCACCAGGACCAGTTCCAATTCCTGGCGATAGTGTGATTTGGAGTGATGTCTGGAAGAGCACTGATCAGGGTGGTGCTTGGAATCAACTCTTAGAATCTGATGGCGATCACTGGCCAGCGCGAGCATACTTTCGAGCCGAAGCCAAAGGTGATCAGATGTTTGTCATGGGCGGTCAGAACTTTATCTTGATTCCCAATCCTGAATGCCCACCACCCTATAAAAACTGCAGTCCTTTTATCTCTGCTTCTCAGTTCTTCAATGATGTTTGGAGCAGTACTGATGGAGTGAATTGGACGCAGCGCACAGCAGAAGCTGGCTGGTCAGGGCGAGCAGGATTAAGCAGTGCGGTCATGGGAGACGACCTATACGTCATCGCTGGCTCTTATCTTGATGATGATGCAATCATTGGTGGTCCTCCAGCGCGTATCTATTACAACGATGTTTGGAAGTCATCAGATGATGGCGAGACCTGGACACAGATGACAGAAGCCGCGCCATTTGAGCCCCGTGCTGGCGCAGCCGTGGCCGTGAAGGATGGTTACATCTATCTCTTTGGTGGAGAAGAAGGATTCCTTTGTCAAGATTTTCCGTTCTGCAAGCCGCCTTACTTCAATGACGTGTGGCGCTCTGCCAACGGTGCTGATTGGGAACTTGTGACAGCTCGCGCTCCTTGGCCTTCACGGCCTGGACATCAAGTTGTGGTGGCCGATGATCAGTTTGTGTTGTTTGGAGGTTTTGGTCAGAGCGCCGATCCGACCGATCCATTTGGTGCTGGAAACCCGATGGATGTGTGGGTCAGTTCTGATGGAGCCGATTGGCAATTGGCAAGTACCTCACCTTGGAATGCCACCACGCCTGAGGAAATTAAGTATGACTTTGCTGCCTTGGCAGTTGACGGCAGTGGTGATGCAGAATCAGCGATCTTTACCTTTGGCGGCGATCGTGAAACGTTCGACTTTTCTGATCCAACCAATTACCTCAACATCGATAATGATGTTTGGCGATTTGCGGCGCCTGCAGCTCAGCCAACATGCTTTGGGGACATCGATGGTGATGGAATGGTCGGCGTCGGTGACGTCTTTGAGATTCTCGTTGCTTGGGGTCCATGCCAAGATTGCGATGCAGATCTCAGCGGTAATGGCCGCGTTGGCATCATTGACTTCATTCTCGTCTT
This window harbors:
- a CDS encoding glycosyltransferase family 25 protein, encoding MSILFSHFDRIYVINLAFRADRRREINAQLRRVDRSLEHEQVVLFDAVRPDDAGDFPSIGGKGCFMSHLNVLKDMQTKGYKRILIVEDDADFTKHFLSPHPDINQAIQEEDWGLFYFGYSLTDTCKVTGDQPVGKVAPADNLMLTHAMAVDQSIVDDIIPYFEAMAARPGGDPKGGPMQIDGAYSWFRKDHPTVLTLATRNQLMIQRPSATDIHPPTWREHIPLINLLRRGKSQLKRFKSRSTEN